In Candidatus Cohnella colombiensis, one DNA window encodes the following:
- a CDS encoding chemotaxis protein CheB gives MSQYNVLIVDDSPFMRKVFSDAIAADAVFKVLATATNGEEAVELALTLKPDIITMDMEMPQMNGIEALRQIMASRPTPVIMLSAMSDNATRDTILALQYGAFDFIRKPDGALNLDIRTVCGQLIDKLHTAIDAVKGGAFRMLPAVVDRKISESLQLPPSRRVVKRVEQHKDKSSKQDIEEVQVTLDQEGSTELRIEGSVPKRNHIVDPPSKRIEHTKPPPGSIVEPKKLVSKPSITRPEPSSTIKRPSNIIDTPLSSARKTAPQKKESVSKQASGATPKQKDERVNVPKPPIAQVVEPAKPKGSSHFTQLVAIGTSTGGPRALHEVLTGIPANFPAPILVVQHMPPKFTHSLAQRLDTFCNIHVKEAVQNELIEVATAYIAPGGKHMTLHCDVQGAYRINLTEGAPRSGHKPSVDEMFDSLVGFKQLKRHAVIMTGMGSDGAKGMKALQEDGAATTIAEAEQTCVVYGMPRSAVELGAASHILPLEQISSMIVQKVKANQ, from the coding sequence ATGTCACAGTATAATGTGCTCATTGTGGATGATTCTCCATTCATGCGCAAAGTGTTTAGTGATGCTATTGCTGCAGATGCTGTCTTTAAAGTGTTAGCAACAGCAACGAATGGAGAAGAGGCGGTCGAATTAGCGTTAACGCTAAAGCCTGATATCATTACGATGGATATGGAGATGCCTCAGATGAATGGGATTGAGGCACTTCGACAAATCATGGCATCTCGTCCTACTCCTGTAATTATGCTCTCTGCGATGTCTGATAATGCAACACGAGATACGATACTTGCTTTGCAGTATGGTGCATTCGACTTTATTCGAAAGCCAGACGGTGCTTTAAATCTCGATATTCGAACAGTATGTGGTCAACTAATTGACAAGTTACACACTGCAATCGATGCTGTCAAAGGAGGCGCTTTCCGAATGCTTCCCGCAGTTGTGGATCGGAAAATCTCCGAATCTCTCCAACTGCCTCCCTCTCGCAGAGTGGTCAAAAGAGTAGAGCAGCATAAGGATAAATCGTCAAAGCAGGATATAGAAGAGGTACAAGTTACCCTGGATCAAGAAGGTAGTACTGAACTGCGAATAGAGGGTAGTGTACCAAAGCGCAATCACATTGTAGATCCACCATCGAAGAGAATAGAGCATACAAAGCCACCACCCGGTTCGATCGTTGAGCCTAAGAAGCTGGTTTCGAAGCCATCGATCACGAGGCCAGAACCATCTTCAACGATTAAGAGACCATCCAATATAATAGATACCCCATTATCATCTGCTAGGAAAACAGCGCCGCAGAAAAAAGAAAGCGTATCAAAACAAGCGAGCGGAGCTACTCCAAAGCAGAAGGATGAAAGGGTGAATGTACCGAAACCGCCGATAGCTCAAGTTGTGGAACCTGCAAAGCCGAAAGGCTCATCACATTTTACACAGCTTGTCGCAATTGGAACTTCAACCGGAGGTCCACGTGCGCTTCATGAGGTACTAACTGGGATACCGGCAAATTTCCCTGCACCAATTCTCGTTGTTCAGCATATGCCTCCTAAATTTACGCATTCGCTAGCGCAACGGTTGGATACATTTTGCAATATTCACGTTAAGGAAGCTGTTCAGAATGAGCTGATTGAGGTCGCCACCGCTTATATTGCGCCTGGGGGCAAGCATATGACGTTACATTGTGACGTACAAGGTGCATATCGCATCAATCTGACAGAAGGGGCGCCTAGAAGTGGACATAAGCCTTCCGTGGATGAGATGTTCGATTCCTTAGTTGGGTTTAAACAGTTGAAACGACATGCGGTTATTATGACCGGCATGGGTAGCGATGGTGCAAAAGGAATGAAGGCGCTTCAGGAGGATGGAGCAGCTACAACAATTGCTGAAGCGGAGCAAACCTGTGTCGTATATGGAATGCCACGTTCTGCTGTTGAGTTAGGAGCTGCATCGCATATTCTACCGCTTGAGCAGATCTCATCCATGATAGTTCAAAAAGTGAAGGCGAACCAATGA
- a CDS encoding chemotaxis protein CheA: MEMNQYLSIFIDEANDHLQSLNEKMLQLEQQPEDISIVQVIFRSAHTLKGMSATMEFKDLAALTHEMENVLDLVRNSKLSMNSHIFDTLFKCLDALEAMVQDVIDGGMGTGDVQDLVVTLQGIVKGDVGATAPATSQSTAKSSSGTIGSARGSIQLDQYQRSILSQSLEGGHSAFYIEVMVREDCVLKAARAYMVFDVLERNGEVVKSYPSVQDIEQEKFERSFSVYYITQVDEASLQESISRVSEIESVTLVKLDQGSLSELEETATNQQIKEEAKQETAAAIAKPVDGTAARPAASAPSSGSAAPRTIRVDIERLDSLMNLFSELLIDRVRLEQLASEVHRNDLTETVEHMARVSTDLQNIVLKLRMVPVESVFNRFPRMVRDLAKSLDKKVDLIITGAETELDRTVIDEIGDPLVHLIRNAVDHGIESISDRVKAGKSETGTVNLRAFHSGNHVFIEIEEDGKGINRDKVLETAIKRGVVTPDEAKKLTDDDINMLIFAAGFSTADIVSDISGRGVGLDVVRSKIIALGGHVSVTSKYGAGTKFSIQLPLTLSIITAMMIKLGSEKYAFPLSSIVETGSIPRSSIRSLHGTSIIDYRNSIIPVVSLSQLVDCPDFNDEQEEESELLIVRKGDKMVGVLVDEFIGQSEIVLKPLGKYLSSNLGLVSGATILGDGYVALIIDPNALIK; the protein is encoded by the coding sequence GTGGAAATGAACCAATATTTATCGATCTTCATTGATGAAGCTAATGATCACTTGCAATCTCTCAATGAAAAAATGCTTCAGCTAGAGCAGCAGCCAGAAGACATTAGCATCGTTCAAGTGATATTCCGCTCAGCGCATACGCTCAAGGGAATGTCAGCGACGATGGAGTTTAAAGATCTTGCGGCACTTACACATGAGATGGAAAATGTACTGGATCTCGTGCGCAATAGTAAATTGAGCATGAATAGTCACATCTTCGATACACTGTTCAAATGTCTTGACGCACTGGAAGCAATGGTACAGGATGTCATCGATGGCGGAATGGGTACTGGCGACGTTCAAGATCTCGTAGTAACACTTCAAGGGATCGTAAAAGGAGATGTCGGTGCTACAGCACCAGCAACATCCCAATCGACAGCGAAATCGTCATCAGGTACGATCGGTTCCGCACGTGGTTCGATTCAGCTTGATCAGTATCAACGCTCGATTCTCTCCCAGTCATTAGAGGGCGGTCACAGTGCCTTCTATATTGAAGTTATGGTTCGTGAGGATTGTGTACTTAAAGCTGCACGTGCATATATGGTGTTCGATGTACTTGAGCGTAACGGGGAAGTTGTTAAATCATATCCTTCTGTGCAAGATATCGAGCAAGAGAAGTTTGAAAGAAGTTTTTCTGTCTATTACATTACTCAAGTGGACGAAGCATCGCTGCAGGAAAGTATTTCACGAGTTTCAGAGATTGAATCTGTGACACTAGTGAAGCTGGATCAGGGATCACTTTCCGAGCTCGAAGAAACAGCGACGAATCAGCAAATCAAAGAAGAAGCAAAGCAAGAAACTGCAGCAGCAATAGCGAAACCTGTGGATGGAACAGCAGCACGTCCAGCAGCAAGTGCACCGAGTTCAGGTAGTGCTGCACCACGTACGATCAGGGTAGATATTGAGCGACTTGACTCCTTGATGAACCTATTCAGTGAGTTATTGATCGACCGAGTTAGACTAGAGCAGTTAGCTTCAGAGGTTCATCGTAACGACTTGACTGAAACGGTTGAGCATATGGCAAGAGTTAGCACAGATTTGCAAAATATCGTACTTAAGCTTCGCATGGTTCCAGTAGAGAGTGTATTCAATCGCTTCCCACGAATGGTACGAGATTTAGCGAAGTCACTAGACAAGAAAGTCGATCTCATTATTACTGGAGCGGAGACAGAGCTAGACCGAACAGTCATTGATGAAATTGGCGATCCACTTGTTCACTTAATCCGAAATGCGGTCGACCATGGTATTGAATCGATCTCTGATCGTGTCAAGGCTGGCAAGTCAGAAACTGGAACTGTAAATTTGCGAGCATTTCATAGCGGCAATCACGTCTTCATCGAAATAGAGGAGGACGGTAAAGGAATTAATCGTGACAAGGTGTTGGAGACAGCAATCAAGCGCGGTGTCGTTACTCCTGATGAAGCTAAGAAGCTTACCGATGACGACATCAATATGCTGATCTTTGCTGCTGGATTCAGTACAGCAGACATCGTGTCAGATATTTCTGGTCGTGGAGTCGGACTAGACGTTGTACGATCGAAGATTATCGCTTTAGGCGGACATGTATCTGTTACATCAAAGTATGGAGCTGGTACGAAGTTTTCCATTCAACTTCCGCTCACTCTTTCGATTATTACGGCGATGATGATTAAGCTAGGTTCTGAGAAGTACGCATTTCCGCTTTCTTCCATTGTGGAGACAGGTTCGATTCCAAGATCGAGCATTCGTTCTTTGCATGGCACAAGCATTATCGATTATCGCAATTCGATTATTCCAGTGGTATCCTTATCGCAGCTTGTAGATTGTCCTGATTTTAATGATGAGCAAGAGGAAGAATCGGAATTGTTGATCGTTCGAAAAGGGGACAAGATGGTAGGCGTCCTCGTTGACGAATTCATCGGACAAAGTGAGATCGTACTAAAACCACTCGGAAAATATTTAAGTAGTAACTTAGGTCTGGTGTCGGGTGCGACAATTCTTGGTGACGGTTATGTGGCATTAATTATTGATCCAAATGCACTCATTAAGTAA
- a CDS encoding chemotaxis protein CheC — MDVLREVGNIGAGNAATSLSLLLDKPVDMAVPTVSLLPFDAIAERVGGSEAVVIAIFLRVDGDAPGNMFFIINREPARRILRGLLGFEASENDDYSELELSALNEIGNILAGSYLSSLADFTGLRLSPTVPALAVDMAGAILSYGLHQFGTMGDDALLIDTTFIEGPQEAEGHFFFIPDPESFEKLFSALGVPFE; from the coding sequence ATGGACGTGCTTCGTGAGGTTGGCAATATAGGAGCAGGGAATGCAGCAACATCGTTATCCTTGCTTCTAGATAAGCCAGTTGACATGGCTGTTCCAACAGTTAGTCTGCTCCCTTTCGATGCGATTGCTGAACGTGTAGGCGGTTCAGAGGCTGTTGTTATTGCCATCTTCTTACGTGTAGACGGTGATGCACCAGGCAACATGTTTTTTATCATCAATCGTGAACCAGCTAGACGAATTTTGAGAGGTCTATTAGGCTTCGAAGCATCGGAGAACGATGATTATTCGGAGCTGGAATTGTCTGCACTTAATGAAATTGGCAACATCTTAGCAGGCTCCTACCTATCATCTCTTGCAGATTTTACTGGACTACGATTATCCCCGACAGTTCCTGCATTAGCTGTTGATATGGCTGGAGCGATATTAAGCTATGGATTACACCAATTTGGCACTATGGGGGATGATGCCTTATTGATTGATACAACGTTTATTGAAGGACCTCAGGAGGCAGAAGGCCACTTCTTTTTTATTCCTGATCCTGAATCGTTTGAGAAGCTATTTAGTGCATTAGGAGTGCCTTTCGAATGA
- a CDS encoding chemotaxis protein CheD, whose translation MSDSSIVKVGMADLNIASGGLLLRTTGLGSCVGLTLYDTKLKLAGMAHIMLPSSDIAREGQLNIAKYADTAIPELIARLKANGAQVDRLVAKMAGGAQMFAFVSGSDSMRIGPRNVEATKHALQTHSVPLVAEDTGGNYGRTVELDSQTGLFTIRSVQFGIKEI comes from the coding sequence ATGAGTGATAGTTCCATTGTTAAAGTCGGCATGGCTGATTTGAATATTGCATCAGGTGGTTTGCTACTTAGAACGACTGGCCTTGGTTCATGTGTTGGATTAACGCTCTATGATACGAAGTTGAAGCTAGCAGGAATGGCACACATTATGCTCCCCTCTTCGGATATTGCACGAGAAGGTCAATTGAATATCGCTAAATATGCAGATACAGCAATTCCTGAACTGATTGCTCGTTTGAAAGCGAATGGTGCTCAAGTAGACCGGCTTGTCGCTAAGATGGCCGGAGGCGCTCAAATGTTCGCATTCGTTAGCGGTTCGGATTCCATGAGAATTGGACCTCGTAACGTTGAAGCTACGAAGCATGCACTGCAAACGCACTCTGTTCCTCTTGTTGCAGAAGATACCGGAGGAAACTACGGACGCACCGTTGAGTTGGATAGCCAAACCGGATTGTTCACAATAAGAAGTGTTCAATTCGGTATAAAGGAGATTTAG
- a CDS encoding chemotaxis protein CheW — protein MAEEMKVIVFTLGKEEYGIEVDKVRTIERLTSITRVPKTPEFVKGVINLRGVVIPVIDLRGRFGLPESDLGENARIIIVAANDLEVGFIVDSANDVIDVMSDTIESPPEVVGGIRAKYLSGVAKVSETRLLILLNLSEVLNRGEIIQLEQLGE, from the coding sequence ATGGCAGAAGAAATGAAAGTAATCGTATTTACTCTTGGAAAAGAAGAGTACGGAATTGAAGTAGATAAAGTTCGTACAATAGAACGTCTCACCTCGATTACTCGTGTACCGAAGACACCAGAATTCGTTAAAGGTGTCATTAACTTGCGTGGCGTTGTGATCCCTGTAATTGATCTACGTGGACGCTTTGGACTTCCAGAATCAGATCTAGGTGAAAACGCACGAATCATTATTGTCGCTGCGAATGATCTTGAGGTTGGATTTATTGTTGATTCTGCGAATGATGTCATTGATGTCATGAGTGACACGATTGAAAGCCCACCTGAAGTTGTTGGTGGCATTAGAGCGAAGTATTTAAGCGGTGTGGCTAAAGTAAGTGAAACTCGGTTATTGATATTGCTCAACCTTTCCGAGGTGCTGAATCGTGGTGAAATTATACAATTAGAACAGTTAGGTGAGTAG
- a CDS encoding MinD/ParA family protein: MIDQAEALRHLVQSQDAQQAKTTRIVTITSGKGGVGKSNFSLNFALALQSRGFSVLLFDADISFANIDVLLGTPAKYNLIHLLKGEKSIWEIIQKGPSGLQFIAGGSGFQDLVRLSEKEIEYFAEQISKLNGYVDYILFDTGAGLSKETVKFITASEETIIVTTPEPTSITDAYALIKMLKTMGHQVTFRLVVNRVTDDREGNQTANNMQQVAEKYLDIQIPLLGFIPDDTNVSKAVKKQTPLTVAFPNSAASKGIDRIASNFLLEGRSSSHERGVVGFLSRMRKLWS, translated from the coding sequence ATGATTGATCAAGCGGAAGCACTCAGACATCTAGTTCAATCGCAGGATGCCCAGCAAGCAAAAACGACGAGAATTGTAACGATAACGAGTGGAAAAGGTGGTGTTGGCAAATCCAACTTCAGCTTGAACTTCGCTCTTGCACTTCAAAGTCGAGGCTTTAGCGTTTTGTTATTCGATGCAGACATAAGCTTTGCGAACATCGATGTGTTGTTAGGAACACCCGCGAAATATAATTTGATTCATTTGCTCAAAGGTGAAAAATCGATCTGGGAAATTATCCAGAAAGGTCCGAGTGGGTTGCAATTTATTGCAGGTGGCTCTGGATTTCAAGATTTAGTTCGTTTGAGCGAAAAGGAAATCGAGTATTTTGCAGAGCAGATTAGTAAACTGAATGGTTATGTAGATTACATCCTGTTTGATACGGGTGCAGGTTTATCGAAAGAGACGGTGAAGTTCATTACGGCTTCCGAGGAAACCATTATCGTAACGACACCTGAACCAACCTCAATTACCGATGCCTACGCACTGATTAAGATGCTGAAGACGATGGGCCATCAAGTGACATTCCGCTTAGTCGTCAATCGAGTTACGGATGATCGAGAAGGCAATCAAACAGCGAACAATATGCAACAAGTAGCCGAAAAGTATTTAGACATTCAAATTCCACTTCTTGGATTCATACCTGATGATACGAACGTTTCAAAAGCAGTGAAGAAGCAAACGCCATTAACGGTAGCATTCCCAAATAGTGCAGCATCGAAAGGGATTGATCGAATCGCGTCGAATTTTCTGCTAGAGGGCCGTTCGAGCTCTCATGAGCGAGGTGTAGTCGGATTTCTCTCTCGGATGAGGAAGTTGTGGAGTTAG